GCGTGATGACGCCGGAATGATCGAGGCCGCCCTTGCCCTTCACCCGCATCGCGTTGAACAGCTCCTGCACCACCGCGGTGCACGGCAGGGGCACCCCGAGGGCGCGCGAGGACTCCATGATCAGCCCCAGGTCCTTGAAGTGCAGATCGATCTTGAAGCCGGGGTTGTAGGTGCCCGCGGTGTAGTTGGGCGTCTTCTGCTCGAGGCACTTCGAGCCGGCGAGCCCGCCGCCGAGCGCCTTGAGGGTGAGCGCCCGATCGAGGCCGGCCTTGCGGGCCAGCGTCAGCGCCTCCCCCAGCGCGGTGAGGTTGACCGCCACGATGATCTGATTCGCGAGCTTGGTGAAGCCGCCCGCCCCGAGGGGGCCCAGATGGGTGATGGTCTTGCCCATCGCCTGGAACACCGGCAGCGCCGCGTCGAAGTCCGCCTTCTCGCCGCCCACCATGATGGACAGCGCGCCGTCGATCGCGCCCTTCTCGCCACCCGAGACCGGCGCGTCCAGCATGCGCACACCCTTCGCGGCCAGGGCCTTGCCCACCTTCTGGGACACCAGCGGGGAGATGGTCGACATGTCGAGGAAGAGCAGGTCG
This region of Candidatus Methylomirabilota bacterium genomic DNA includes:
- a CDS encoding 2-hydroxy-3-oxopropionate reductase; amino-acid sequence: MAQVIGFIGLGIMGRPMAKNLLKAGYPLIVHSRSQGPVQEVVGAGAKPATWPRDVAAQCDVLITMLPNSPDVELVALGKDGIIEGARRDLLFLDMSTISPLVSQKVGKALAAKGVRMLDAPVSGGEKGAIDGALSIMVGGEKADFDAALPVFQAMGKTITHLGPLGAGGFTKLANQIIVAVNLTALGEALTLARKAGLDRALTLKALGGGLAGSKCLEQKTPNYTAGTYNPGFKIDLHFKDLGLIMESSRALGVPLPCTAVVQELFNAMRVKGKGGLDHSGVITLLEELAGVPEKA